The Prunus persica cultivar Lovell chromosome G8, Prunus_persica_NCBIv2, whole genome shotgun sequence genome includes a region encoding these proteins:
- the LOC18768148 gene encoding myb-related protein 308 — MGRSPCCEKAHTNKGAWTKEEDDRLIAYIRAHGEGCWRSLPKAAGLLRCGKSCRLRWINYLRPDLKRGNFTEEEDELIIKLHSLLGNKWSLIAGRLPGRTDNEIKNYWNTHIRRKLLTRGIDPTTHRALNEAAQDSATTTISFAASANIKEEDQKSSIINGLLGKDSKKPVQERCPDLNLELQISPPCQPQQPSEPLKSGGRGVCFSCSLGLQDAKNCSCGIDTIGSSTTSGTTNVGYDFLGLKSGVLDYRSLEMK, encoded by the exons ATGGGAAGATCTCCTTGCTGTGAAAAGGCTCACACCAACAAAGGAGCTTGGaccaaagaagaagacgatCGCCTCATTGCCTACATCAGAGCCCATGGCGAAGGCTGCTGGCGCTCACTCCCCAAAGCTGCTGGTCTCCTTAGATGTGGGAAGAGTTGCAGGCTGCGTTGGATCAATTACCTTAGACCTGATCTCAAACGTGGCAATTtcactgaagaagaagatgagctcATCATCAAACTCCATAGCCTCCTCGGAAACAA ATGGTCTTTGATAGCTGGAAGACTACCTGGAAGAACAGACAATGAGATAAAGAACTACTGGAACACCCACATAAGAAGGAAGCTTTTGACCAGAGGTATCGACCCTACAACTCACAGAGCACTCAATGAGGCAGCTCAGGATTCTGCTACCACCACAATTTCTTTTGCAGCTTCTGCTAAtatcaaagaagaagatcaaaaaAGCAGCATTATTAATGGGCTTCTGGGCAAAGACTCAAAGAAACCAGTTCAAGAAAGGTGCCCAGACTTGAACCTTGAGCTCCAAATCAGCCCTCCTTGCCAGCCACAACAACCCAGTGAGCCTTTGAAGAGTGGAGGGAGGGGCGTTTGCTTTTCTTGCAGTTTGGGGCTTCAAGATGCAAAGAATTGCAGCTGTGGAATTGACACTATTGGCAGCAGCACCACCAGTGGCACCACCAATGTTGGTTATGATTTCTTGGGCTTGAAAAGTGGGGTTTTGGATTACAGAAGCTTGGAGATGAAATGA
- the LOC18767521 gene encoding amino acid permease 3 — protein sequence MLQRSRTLPSRIHHGAVEERHDIRHYLQVEVQPKVTESEAINPQSSYSKCFDDDGRLKRTGNFWTSASHIITAVIGSGVLSLAWAIAQLGWVAGPSVLLLFALVNLYTSNLLAMCYRSGDPVTGQRNYTYMDAIKANLGGRKVMLCGLVQYFNLFGVAIGYTIASSVSMMAIKRSNCYHKSGGKDPCHMSSNGYMITFGIIEVIFSQIPDFNQVWWLSIVAAIMSFTYSSVGLGLGIGKVVGNGGFKGSLLGISIGTVTHAGTVTPTQKMWRSMQALGAIAFAYSYSLVLIEIQDTIRSPPAEHKTMKKATVFSIALTTVFYLFCGCFGYAAFGDLAPGNLLTGFGFYKPYWLLDIANVAIVVHLVGAFQVYCQPLFAFVEKWSAQRWPKRDFVTAEYDIPIPFYGVYQLNLFRLVWRTIFVMITTLISMLLPFFNDVVGILGAFGFWPLTVYFPVEMYIAQQKIGKWSSRWVGLKMLSISCLLVTIAAAVGSVAGVVLDLKTYKPFKTSY from the exons ATGTTGCAAAGAAGTAGAACTCTTCCAAGCAGAATCCACCATGGAGCT GTGGAAGAGAGGCATGACATCAGGCACTACTTGCAAGTGGAAGTCCAACCCAAAGTCACTGAGTCTGAAGCCATAAACCCTCAGTCCAGCTATTCCAAATGCTTTGATGATGATGGTCGCCTGAAGAGAACAG GAAATTTTTGGACTTCAGCGTCACATATTATCACAGCAGTTATAGGATCTGGTGTCCTTTCCTTAGCATGGGCAATAGCTCAGCTTGGTTGGGTTGCAGGACCATCTGTCCTGCTGCTTTTTGCCCTTGTTAATCTCTACACTTCCAATCTCCTAGCAATGTGCTACCGGTCCGGTGACCCTGTCACAGGACAGAGAAATTATACCTACATGGATGCTATCAAGGCCAACTTAG GAGGAAGAAAGGTCATGTTATGTGGGTTGGTCCAGTACTTCAATCTATTTGGTGTAGCAATTGGTTACACCATTGCCTCATCTGTCAGCATGAT GGCAATAAAGAGATCAAACTGTTACCATAAAAGTGGAGGGAAAGATCCATGCCACATGTCAAGCAATGGGTACATGATAACATTTGGAATCATAGAGGTGATATTTTCTCAGATCCCAGATTTTAATCAAGTATGGTGGCTCTCAATAGTAGCTGCCATTATGTCCTTCACATACTCCTCTGTTGGCCTCGGACTTGGCATTGGCAAAGTTGTAG GAAATGGGGGATTTAAAGGAAGCCTACTGGGTATCAGCATAGGGACAGTAACCCATGCAGGAACAGTTACTCCTACACAAAAGATGTGGAGGAGCATGCAAGCTCTTGGAGCTATTGCCTTTGCTTACTCTTATTCTTTGGTTCTCATTGAAATTCAG GATACAATAAGATCTCCTCCTGCAGAACATAAGACCATGAAGAAGGCAACTGTATTCAGCATAGCTCTGACCACAGTGTTCTATCTATTCTGTGGTTGCTTTGGGTATGCAGCCTTTGGTGACCTGGCCCCAGGCAACCTCTTGACTGGCTTTGGATTCTACAAACCTTACTGGCTACTAGATATTGCCAATGTTGCTATTGTTGTCCACCTTGTTGGTGCATTTCAG GTCTACTGCCAGCCTTTATTTGCATTTGTGGAGAAATGGAGCGCACAGAGGTGGCCAAAGAGGGACTTTGTAACTGCAGAATATGACATACCAATCCCTTTCTATGGCGTCTACCAACTCAACCTGTTTCGCTTAGTATGGAGGACCATATTTGTCATGATAACAACCCTCATATCCATGCTGCTGCCTTTCTTCAATGATGTGGTTGGAATTCTTGGAGCCTTTGGGTTCTGGCCATTGACAGTTTACTTCCCAGTTGAGATGTACATTGCTCAACAGAAGATTGGGAAATGGAGCAGCAGATGGGTTGGGCTTAAGATGCTTAGCATCAGTTGTCTCCTTGTCACCATAGCTGCTGCAGTCGGTTCTGTGGCTGGTGTGGTTCTGGATCTCAAGACTTATAAACCCTTTAAAACTAGCTATTGA